A stretch of the Flavobacterium sp. 5 genome encodes the following:
- a CDS encoding ABC transporter ATP-binding protein, translating into MIQVNNLSKKYNDTTVLHIESLEIPKGQSFGLVGNNGAGKTTFFSLLLDLIQPTTGSILNHDIQVNTSENWKPFTASFLDESFLIGYLTPEEYFYFIGDLRGQNKADVDALLIQHTEFFNGEILKNKKYLRDLSKGNQKKVGIIATLIGNPEVIILDEPFANLDPTTVNRLKKIIKDLADNPNITVLVSSHDLQHTVDVCDRIVALNKGELVKDMLTSKETLQELELFFAV; encoded by the coding sequence ATGATACAAGTAAATAATCTTTCTAAAAAATACAACGATACTACGGTACTACATATTGAATCATTAGAAATTCCAAAAGGGCAAAGTTTTGGATTAGTAGGGAATAACGGAGCGGGAAAAACTACTTTTTTTAGTTTGCTGCTAGATTTAATTCAGCCAACAACAGGAAGTATTTTAAACCATGATATCCAGGTAAATACTAGTGAAAATTGGAAACCGTTTACAGCTTCTTTTTTGGATGAGAGTTTTTTGATTGGCTATTTAACTCCAGAAGAATATTTTTATTTCATTGGAGATTTAAGAGGACAAAACAAAGCAGATGTTGATGCGTTATTGATTCAACACACTGAGTTTTTCAATGGTGAGATTCTTAAAAATAAAAAATACTTACGTGATTTATCCAAAGGGAATCAAAAGAAGGTTGGGATCATTGCTACTTTAATAGGGAATCCAGAGGTCATTATTTTAGACGAGCCTTTTGCCAATTTGGATCCAACAACCGTAAACAGACTAAAAAAAATCATTAAAGATTTAGCCGATAATCCAAATATTACGGTATTAGTTTCGAGCCATGATTTGCAGCATACTGTTGATGTTTGTGATAGAATTGTTGCCTTGAATAAAGGAGAATTAGTCAAAGACATGTTAACATCTAAAGAAACTCTTCAAGAATTGGAATTGTTTTTTGCGGTTTAA
- a CDS encoding lipopolysaccharide assembly protein LapB gives MNSNTSKCILVLIIISLLIACSTKKDTFLARNSHALSTKLNILYNGQIALDKGVKGINDNTVENFWKRLPVEKMQVSDDVPADGKQKNADFELAETKATKAIQKHSMNIGGNEKNYQIDEAYLLLGKSRYYDQRFIPALDAFNYILYKYPNSSNIYDAKMWREKTNVRLGNEAVAIKNISKLIKDNEYEKNEIKKQKLENQEFANANAILASAFLNLEEKDSAVVKLKLANQFTKIHEEKERYSFLLGQLYEEAGQKDSAIYFYQTVIDMNRKAERKFVIQAYAKKAQLSDYKNEDYDLFVKKSKKIMEDRENRPYLDVIYHSIGIFYDHHNEKEKALDFYHASLETKSADPYLNASNYRNIGNLYFKHTEYLSAAKNYDKSLELLDPKTREYLQISKIRKNLDEVIINEEIAKRNDSIIYVANLKEPDQIVYYENYIQKLKNSDELKKLLEEKQKKIENNILLNGGGGSTDVAIPNQNGQSLNPPTDTPNTNATPIASTFYFYNPNTVAYGRLEFKKIWGNRVQNSYWRFTSGANSGANVTGAVATTVAIPEDKVAAPIAVNEKYTTDYYLKQLPKSQKVIDSISKERNAVYYELGVIYKEKFKEYNLASARLEQLLTYQPEEKLILPTKYNLFKIYEITNPSKAESLKQDIISQYPNSRYAQIIINPNSKDGLVTGTPEGEYDNLYRLFKQESFASVLQQVDGLISHFTGEAIVPKFELLKANTIGKMYGLVAYKKAIEYVADNYSNSNEGKDAVEILKTQIPLLEQMKFSTVDNKNWKVVFKIDKNDRKAEAAIESKVVLFFANENVERLKYTCDSYTEKESFVSIQGIHSESYAQFVAALFAENEKYKISQPGIIISNENYKIVQIKKNLEEYLSIKKL, from the coding sequence TTGAATAGCAATACATCGAAATGCATTTTAGTTTTAATTATTATCTCTCTCTTGATAGCTTGTTCTACCAAGAAGGATACTTTTTTGGCTAGAAATTCTCATGCTTTAAGTACCAAACTTAATATATTATATAATGGGCAAATTGCTCTAGACAAAGGTGTTAAAGGAATAAATGACAACACTGTCGAAAATTTTTGGAAACGTTTACCAGTCGAAAAGATGCAAGTTAGTGATGACGTGCCTGCAGATGGAAAGCAAAAAAATGCAGATTTTGAGTTAGCTGAAACCAAAGCTACCAAGGCAATTCAAAAACACTCTATGAATATTGGAGGAAACGAAAAAAATTATCAAATAGATGAAGCGTATTTATTACTTGGAAAATCAAGATATTATGATCAAAGATTTATACCAGCTTTAGATGCATTCAATTACATTCTTTATAAATATCCCAATAGCAGTAATATTTACGATGCCAAAATGTGGCGCGAAAAAACTAATGTTCGTTTAGGGAATGAGGCAGTTGCGATAAAAAACATTTCAAAACTCATCAAAGACAATGAGTATGAAAAAAATGAGATTAAAAAGCAAAAGTTAGAAAATCAAGAATTTGCCAATGCTAATGCGATTTTAGCTAGTGCTTTTCTGAATTTAGAAGAAAAAGACAGCGCAGTAGTAAAACTAAAATTGGCTAATCAATTTACTAAAATCCACGAAGAAAAAGAACGTTATTCTTTTTTGCTAGGACAATTGTATGAAGAAGCTGGTCAAAAAGATAGTGCCATTTATTTCTATCAAACGGTCATTGATATGAATAGAAAAGCCGAAAGGAAATTTGTAATTCAGGCCTATGCCAAAAAAGCACAATTGTCTGATTATAAAAATGAAGATTACGATTTATTTGTCAAAAAATCTAAAAAGATTATGGAAGACAGAGAAAATCGACCATATTTGGATGTGATCTATCATAGTATCGGAATTTTTTATGATCATCATAATGAAAAAGAAAAGGCATTAGATTTTTATCATGCTTCTTTGGAGACCAAGTCTGCTGATCCCTATTTGAATGCTTCCAATTATAGAAATATTGGAAATTTATATTTTAAGCATACCGAATATCTCAGTGCAGCCAAAAACTACGATAAATCTTTAGAATTATTAGATCCAAAAACCAGAGAATACCTTCAGATTTCAAAAATCAGAAAAAATCTAGATGAGGTTATTATTAATGAGGAAATTGCTAAACGAAATGATAGTATTATTTATGTAGCTAATTTAAAAGAGCCTGATCAAATTGTTTATTATGAGAATTATATTCAAAAATTGAAAAACAGTGATGAGCTTAAAAAATTGCTTGAAGAGAAACAAAAAAAGATAGAAAATAACATTTTGTTAAACGGAGGAGGAGGAAGTACTGATGTAGCAATTCCTAATCAAAATGGACAATCTTTAAACCCTCCAACAGATACACCAAATACAAACGCAACACCAATTGCGAGCACATTTTATTTTTACAACCCCAATACGGTTGCTTACGGAAGATTAGAGTTCAAAAAAATATGGGGTAATAGGGTTCAAAACAGCTATTGGAGATTTACATCAGGTGCAAATTCAGGTGCAAATGTTACAGGAGCTGTCGCTACTACTGTTGCTATCCCAGAAGATAAAGTAGCTGCTCCTATAGCTGTGAACGAAAAATATACGACAGATTATTATTTGAAACAATTGCCAAAATCACAAAAAGTGATTGACAGTATCAGCAAAGAAAGAAATGCTGTTTATTATGAATTAGGAGTTATTTATAAAGAAAAGTTCAAAGAATATAATTTAGCTTCAGCAAGATTGGAACAATTGTTAACGTATCAGCCAGAAGAAAAATTAATTCTTCCTACAAAATATAATTTGTTTAAAATCTACGAGATAACGAATCCATCAAAAGCAGAGTCACTTAAACAGGACATTATAAGTCAATATCCAAATTCACGATATGCACAAATTATTATCAATCCAAATTCAAAAGATGGGTTAGTAACAGGCACTCCAGAAGGGGAGTATGATAATTTGTATCGATTGTTCAAACAAGAATCTTTTGCTTCAGTTTTACAACAGGTAGATGGTTTAATTAGTCATTTTACAGGAGAAGCTATTGTGCCAAAATTTGAATTGCTAAAAGCAAATACTATTGGTAAAATGTATGGACTAGTAGCTTATAAAAAAGCAATAGAATATGTTGCCGATAATTATTCAAACAGTAATGAAGGAAAAGATGCTGTAGAAATTCTTAAAACTCAGATTCCACTTTTGGAACAAATGAAATTTAGTACTGTAGATAATAAAAATTGGAAAGTTGTCTTTAAAATAGACAAAAATGACAGAAAAGCAGAAGCCGCTATTGAAAGCAAGGTGGTTTTGTTTTTTGCCAATGAAAATGTCGAGAGGTTAAAATATACTTGTGATTCGTATACCGAAAAAGAAAGTTTTGTTTCAATTCAAGGTATACATTCAGAATCGTATGCTCAGTTTGTTGCCGCTCTTTTTGCAGAGAACGAAAAATATAAAATTAGTCAACCAGGAATTATCATTTCGAATGAGAATTATAAAATAGTTCAAATAAAGAAAAATTTAGAAGAATATCTTTCAATAAAAAAACTGTAA
- a CDS encoding polymer-forming cytoskeletal protein encodes MFDKKPKSYTDLLGKTNRIVEGTTIHGDIISPADFRLDGELIGNFTSNGKLVIGPAGSVKGDIICNTADIEGKFEGKIKVEDMLNIKESASIIGEVEIGKLSVEPGAVFNASCVMFAKQ; translated from the coding sequence ATGTTTGATAAAAAGCCAAAATCGTACACAGATCTTTTAGGAAAGACTAATAGAATTGTAGAAGGTACAACTATACACGGGGATATCATTTCGCCAGCAGATTTTAGGTTAGATGGTGAACTAATTGGAAATTTTACATCTAATGGAAAATTAGTAATTGGTCCGGCAGGAAGTGTCAAGGGAGATATTATTTGCAATACAGCTGATATAGAAGGAAAATTTGAAGGTAAGATAAAAGTAGAGGATATGCTGAACATTAAAGAATCAGCTAGTATTATTGGAGAAGTCGAAATAGGAAAGCTTTCAGTTGAGCCAGGTGCTGTCTTTAATGCATCCTGTGTTATGTTTGCTAAACAATAA
- a CDS encoding AtpZ/AtpI family protein: MTTNNDPKKNNYNKWLALINIPIQMGVIIFLFSYLGNWLDENHPSTKVYYVKIMIMVGVVLALYNVIRQVNEINKKQ; the protein is encoded by the coding sequence GTGACAACTAATAATGATCCCAAAAAGAACAACTATAATAAATGGTTGGCTTTAATTAACATCCCAATACAGATGGGAGTTATCATATTTTTGTTTTCCTATTTGGGAAATTGGCTGGATGAAAATCACCCCAGCACAAAAGTATATTACGTAAAAATAATGATTATGGTAGGCGTGGTTTTGGCACTTTATAATGTCATTAGACAAGTTAATGAAATCAATAAAAAACAATAA
- the atpB gene encoding F0F1 ATP synthase subunit A yields MVISNKALRFIIASYVICLPFISFANTETVATNVENVEAHEGVKTAHEEHAEPTDVKSKVKGFIKHHVLDSHEFSFSQDDETGVHYGFPLPIIIWDGGLQVFSSSKFEHGEAVAESNGNFYKINHHDGKIYKTDAEGTITEDEATGFPTNVRPLDLSITKTVFSILLAAILMFVIFTSLAKSYVKNNGIASGIGRIFEPIVLYVRDEIAIPNIGEKHHKRYMSYLLTIFFFVLFLNIFGLMPFGINATGNLTITFSLAILTFLITNLTANKNYWGHIFWMPGVPKVMRIVLAPIELLGVFIKPFSLMIRLYANIFAGHIVLMSIIGLMFIFKSWLGSSLSFGLSFALSLLEILVAFLQAYIFTMLSALYFGSAVEEHHHEEAHH; encoded by the coding sequence ATGGTGATTTCGAACAAAGCACTTAGATTTATTATAGCGAGTTACGTTATATGTCTTCCTTTTATTAGTTTTGCAAACACTGAAACAGTTGCTACAAATGTTGAAAATGTAGAAGCTCACGAAGGTGTAAAAACAGCTCATGAAGAACACGCTGAACCTACTGATGTAAAATCTAAAGTTAAAGGATTTATCAAACACCACGTTTTAGATTCTCACGAATTTTCTTTTTCCCAAGACGATGAAACAGGAGTTCATTATGGATTTCCATTACCAATTATAATTTGGGATGGTGGATTGCAAGTTTTCTCTTCTTCAAAATTTGAACACGGAGAAGCTGTTGCTGAGTCAAACGGAAATTTCTACAAAATTAATCACCACGACGGAAAAATTTACAAAACAGATGCTGAAGGTACTATTACCGAAGATGAGGCAACTGGATTTCCGACAAATGTGCGTCCTTTAGATTTATCAATTACAAAAACAGTTTTCTCTATACTACTTGCTGCGATTTTGATGTTTGTGATTTTTACAAGCTTGGCAAAATCATATGTTAAGAATAATGGAATCGCTTCTGGGATCGGTCGTATTTTTGAACCAATCGTATTATATGTACGTGACGAAATTGCTATACCGAACATTGGAGAAAAACATCATAAAAGATACATGAGTTATTTATTGACTATCTTTTTCTTTGTATTGTTTTTAAATATTTTTGGTTTGATGCCTTTTGGTATTAATGCTACAGGAAATCTTACAATTACTTTTTCATTAGCGATACTTACTTTCTTAATCACAAACCTTACGGCTAATAAAAATTATTGGGGTCACATTTTCTGGATGCCAGGTGTGCCAAAAGTAATGCGTATTGTATTGGCTCCAATTGAGTTATTAGGAGTTTTTATTAAACCATTTTCATTAATGATACGTTTGTACGCAAATATTTTTGCGGGACACATTGTATTGATGAGTATTATTGGGTTAATGTTTATTTTCAAAAGTTGGTTAGGAAGTAGTTTGTCATTTGGATTGTCATTTGCACTTTCTTTACTTGAAATATTAGTTGCTTTTTTACAAGCGTATATATTCACGATGTTATCTGCTTTGTACTTTGGTAGTGCAGTAGAAGAACATCACCATGAGGAAGCTCATCACTAA
- the atpE gene encoding ATP synthase F0 subunit C, with product MEGLNFVGAGLIVIGAGLGIGRIGGSAMDAIARQPEASGKIQTAMLIAAALIEGIGFAALFAA from the coding sequence ATGGAAGGTTTAAATTTCGTAGGAGCAGGATTAATTGTAATTGGAGCAGGTTTAGGTATTGGTAGAATTGGTGGTTCAGCAATGGACGCTATTGCTCGTCAACCAGAAGCTTCTGGAAAAATCCAAACAGCTATGCTTATTGCTGCTGCACTTATTGAAGGTATTGGTTTCGCAGCGTTATTCGCAGCTTAA
- a CDS encoding F0F1 ATP synthase subunit B, translating into MEKLINQFELGLFFWQILIFVGLIVLLKKFAWKPILDAVNDREEGIKNALLSAENARKEMQNLQADNQRILQEARLERDNMLKDAREMKDKMVEDAKNEAQAQGQKMIEQAKAAIESEKNAAMAELKLQVSTLSLSIAEKLLKEELSNKEAQTKLVEKMLGDVKLN; encoded by the coding sequence ATGGAAAAGTTAATAAATCAGTTTGAGTTAGGTTTGTTTTTCTGGCAAATATTAATATTTGTTGGATTAATTGTATTATTGAAAAAATTCGCTTGGAAACCAATTCTTGATGCCGTAAATGATAGAGAAGAAGGAATTAAAAATGCATTACTTTCAGCTGAAAATGCTAGAAAAGAAATGCAAAATTTGCAAGCTGACAACCAACGTATTTTACAAGAAGCTAGATTAGAGCGTGACAACATGCTTAAAGATGCTCGTGAAATGAAAGACAAAATGGTTGAAGATGCTAAAAATGAAGCTCAAGCTCAAGGTCAAAAAATGATTGAACAAGCTAAAGCGGCTATTGAAAGTGAAAAAAATGCAGCTATGGCTGAATTGAAATTACAGGTTTCTACTTTGTCTCTTAGCATTGCTGAAAAATTATTAAAAGAGGAACTATCTAACAAAGAAGCTCAAACTAAATTAGTTGAGAAAATGTTAGGTGATGTAAAATTGAATTAA
- the atpH gene encoding ATP synthase F1 subunit delta has protein sequence MASTRAAIRYATAILDLSISKGVAEVVNNDMKSIASTIKGNEELNTFIHNPTIKVDVKENALLEVFATVNSVTKGLFHLLFENKRFEILEVIATEYNKLFDINNNVEVAKVTTAIAMDAALEAKVLAKIATLSDKKITIENIVDPAIIGGFILRIGDQQYNASVANRLQVLKRELSN, from the coding sequence ATGGCAAGTACTAGAGCAGCAATTCGTTATGCAACAGCAATTTTAGATCTATCTATTTCTAAAGGAGTTGCTGAAGTTGTAAATAATGACATGAAATCTATTGCTTCAACTATTAAAGGTAATGAGGAATTGAATACATTTATTCATAATCCAACCATTAAAGTTGATGTAAAAGAGAACGCACTTTTAGAAGTTTTTGCTACTGTTAACAGCGTAACAAAAGGATTATTTCATTTATTATTTGAAAATAAAAGATTTGAAATTCTTGAAGTTATAGCTACAGAGTATAATAAATTATTTGATATTAATAACAATGTTGAAGTTGCTAAAGTAACGACAGCAATTGCTATGGATGCTGCACTTGAAGCTAAAGTTTTGGCAAAGATTGCAACATTATCTGATAAAAAAATCACGATTGAAAATATTGTAGATCCTGCGATCATAGGAGGATTTATATTAAGAATAGGCGATCAGCAGTATAACGCTTCTGTTGCTAACAGATTACAAGTATTAAAAAGAGAGTTAAGTAATTAG
- the atpA gene encoding F0F1 ATP synthase subunit alpha, translating into MAEIKPAEISAILRKQVEGFESGATLEEVGTVLQVGDGIALIYGLSNVQYGELVEFDNGLEAIVLNLEQDNVGVVLLGPSTGIKEGSTAKRTQRIASLKTGEGMVGRVVNTLGFPIDGKGPIGGELFEMPLERKAPGVIFRQPVTEPLQTGVKAVDAMIPVGRGQRELVIGDRQTGKSTVCIDTILNQKEFYDAGKPVFCIYVAIGQKASTVAGIAKMLEEKGAMAYTVIVAANASDPAPMQVYAPFAGAAIGEYFRDSGRPALIVYDDLSKQAVAYREVSLLLRRPPGREAYPGDVFYLHSRLLERACKVIADDGIAKDMNDLPDSLKGIVKGGGSLTALPIIETQAGDVSAYIPTNVISITDGQIFLDGDLFNSGVRPAINVGISVSRVGGNAQIKSMKKVSGTLKLDQAQFRELEAFAKFGSDLDAVTLNVIEKGKRNVEILKQGLNDPYTVEDQVAIIYAGSKNLLRSVPVNKVKEFEKDFLEFLNAKHRATLDALKAGKLTDEITDVIESVAKEISAKYN; encoded by the coding sequence ATGGCGGAAATTAAACCTGCTGAAATATCAGCAATATTAAGAAAGCAAGTAGAGGGTTTTGAATCTGGTGCAACACTAGAGGAAGTAGGAACTGTACTTCAAGTTGGAGATGGTATTGCTCTTATTTATGGGCTTTCAAATGTTCAATACGGTGAGTTAGTTGAATTCGATAACGGATTAGAAGCTATCGTTTTGAATCTTGAACAAGATAATGTTGGGGTGGTACTTTTAGGACCTTCAACAGGAATCAAAGAAGGATCAACTGCAAAAAGAACACAACGTATTGCTTCTCTTAAAACAGGAGAAGGAATGGTAGGACGTGTAGTGAACACGCTTGGTTTTCCAATTGATGGAAAAGGACCAATCGGTGGTGAATTATTCGAAATGCCATTAGAAAGAAAAGCTCCTGGAGTTATCTTCCGTCAACCAGTTACTGAGCCTCTTCAAACAGGTGTAAAAGCGGTTGATGCTATGATCCCAGTTGGTCGTGGACAGCGTGAGCTTGTTATTGGTGACCGTCAAACAGGTAAATCAACTGTTTGTATTGATACCATCTTAAATCAAAAAGAATTTTATGATGCAGGAAAACCTGTATTTTGTATATATGTTGCAATTGGACAAAAAGCTTCAACTGTAGCAGGAATTGCAAAAATGTTAGAAGAAAAAGGTGCAATGGCTTATACAGTTATTGTTGCTGCAAATGCTTCTGATCCAGCTCCAATGCAAGTTTATGCTCCTTTCGCAGGTGCTGCAATTGGAGAATATTTCAGAGATTCTGGTCGTCCAGCTTTGATTGTTTATGATGATTTATCTAAACAAGCTGTTGCTTACCGTGAGGTTTCTCTTTTATTAAGAAGACCACCGGGACGTGAAGCATATCCTGGAGACGTTTTCTACTTACACTCTCGTTTATTAGAGCGTGCTTGTAAAGTAATTGCTGATGATGGAATTGCAAAAGACATGAATGACTTACCAGATTCATTAAAAGGAATCGTTAAAGGTGGAGGTTCATTAACTGCATTACCAATTATCGAAACTCAAGCAGGTGACGTTTCTGCATATATCCCAACAAACGTAATTTCGATTACAGATGGTCAAATTTTCCTTGATGGAGATTTGTTTAACTCTGGGGTTCGTCCAGCGATTAACGTAGGTATCTCTGTATCTCGTGTTGGAGGAAATGCTCAAATTAAATCTATGAAAAAAGTATCAGGTACTTTAAAACTAGATCAAGCACAATTCCGTGAATTGGAAGCGTTTGCTAAATTTGGTTCTGATTTGGATGCTGTTACTTTAAACGTAATCGAAAAAGGAAAAAGAAACGTTGAGATCTTGAAACAAGGTTTGAATGATCCTTATACTGTTGAAGACCAAGTTGCTATTATCTATGCTGGATCTAAAAACTTATTAAGAAGTGTTCCTGTGAATAAAGTAAAAGAATTTGAGAAAGATTTCTTAGAATTCTTGAATGCCAAACACAGAGCTACTCTTGATGCTTTGAAAGCAGGAAAATTAACAGACGAAATTACAGATGTAATCGAATCAGTAGCAAAAGAAATTTCAGCGAAATATAACTAA
- the atpG gene encoding ATP synthase F1 subunit gamma encodes MANLKEIRNRITSISSTMQITSAMKMVSAAKLKKAQDAITAMRPYAEKLTELLQNLSASLDGDVGGEFTTQREVKKVLIVAITSNRGLCGAFNTNVIKEAKNRSEYYAGKQVDIFAIGKKGNDILSKTLTVVDNQSTVFDQLTFDNVAVIAQTLTEKFVSGEYDKIELVYNQFKNAATQIVQVEQFLPLASIQSDKAVSTGDYIFEPVKEEIVMTLIPKALKTQLYKGIRDSFASEHGARMTAMHKATDNATDLRDQLKLTYNKARQAAITNEILEIVGGAEALKG; translated from the coding sequence ATGGCAAATTTAAAGGAAATCCGTAATAGAATTACTTCCATTTCATCAACGATGCAAATTACATCGGCAATGAAAATGGTTTCTGCAGCAAAGCTAAAGAAAGCACAAGATGCAATCACAGCAATGCGACCTTATGCCGAAAAATTAACGGAATTATTACAAAATCTTTCAGCTTCACTTGATGGTGATGTTGGTGGAGAATTTACGACACAACGTGAAGTAAAAAAAGTGTTAATTGTTGCTATAACTTCAAATAGAGGTTTATGTGGTGCTTTTAATACGAATGTAATTAAGGAAGCTAAAAACCGTTCAGAATATTATGCTGGTAAGCAAGTAGATATTTTTGCTATTGGTAAAAAAGGAAACGATATTTTATCTAAAACGTTGACTGTTGTTGATAATCAAAGTACTGTTTTTGATCAATTAACTTTTGATAATGTTGCAGTTATTGCTCAAACTTTAACTGAAAAGTTTGTTTCTGGTGAATATGATAAAATTGAATTGGTTTACAATCAATTTAAGAATGCTGCTACTCAAATCGTTCAAGTAGAACAATTTTTGCCTTTAGCTTCTATTCAATCGGATAAAGCGGTATCTACAGGAGATTACATTTTCGAACCTGTAAAAGAAGAAATTGTAATGACTTTGATTCCAAAAGCATTAAAAACACAATTGTACAAAGGTATTCGTGATTCATTTGCTTCAGAGCATGGAGCGCGTATGACTGCTATGCATAAAGCTACTGATAATGCAACTGATTTGAGAGATCAATTGAAATTGACTTATAATAAAGCTCGTCAAGCTGCTATTACAAACGAAATCCTTGAGATCGTTGGTGGAGCTGAAGCTTTAAAAGGATAA
- a CDS encoding N-acetyltransferase: MLAQINVMQHLYPKLIMEKYESYLQEMVPHNYKQVAVFEEDVCVGISGFWTAMKLWTGKYIEIDNFIVHPEHRSKGVGKIMTDYIEDKAKAEGCNVIVLDAFTGNFIAHRFYYNQGYEPRGFHFLKMLNEEGLT, from the coding sequence ATGCTCGCTCAAATTAATGTGATGCAACATTTGTACCCCAAACTCATAATGGAAAAATACGAATCCTATTTACAGGAAATGGTTCCTCATAATTACAAACAAGTTGCCGTTTTTGAAGAAGATGTCTGTGTAGGAATATCTGGTTTTTGGACAGCCATGAAGCTTTGGACTGGAAAGTATATAGAGATTGATAATTTCATAGTGCATCCTGAACACCGATCAAAAGGAGTTGGAAAAATAATGACTGATTATATTGAAGATAAAGCCAAAGCCGAAGGTTGTAATGTAATTGTATTGGATGCTTTTACTGGAAATTTTATCGCCCATCGTTTTTATTATAACCAAGGGTATGAACCAAGAGGCTTTCATTTTTTAAAAATGTTAAATGAGGAGGGATTAACCTAA